ggaagtaaagttttaaaatcgaattttacaaaacttcggtattttttaaattttaaatttttattttaaaatatacctagtagtctataaataacatgtgtaaagttgtagaatggagtctgtattggtttttgatttagacgcagtacagtgcgagcgcgccgcaatgagcgtcatactggctatcgacatttggctactgtataaaaaatatttgttcgaaaataactgaaacattaatattgttgcatgcatactcttaaataattataattttgactcggtgaactttgtaccgcctaaaaacaatgattgttggcattgagatggtattACGTCGCAGACCACCCACAACTTATTGGATAATATTCTTAAAACATTACCCTTCTTTTTGGGTAGTCGGGATATATTAGTCCAGGGTGCCAGCTATCTCCATGCCAAATatcattaaaatctgttcagccgttctttgttttatacataaaacaaagtcgtgttagttacacgatTTATAAGTCAATAACGGCTGGgcagattttgataaaatttgatatggaggtagctagccaactacctaaaaaagaagattaatatttttagtgtaggtattattcaataagatgtggatagtccgcgacgtaatacgcaccatctcaatgccaacaatcattgtctgttagatggtacgaagttcgccgagtcaaaattataattgtttaagggtatgcatgcaacaatattaacgtttcagttatttttgaacaaatattttttatacagtagccaaattttaatgtcgatagccagtatgacgctcattgcggcgcgctcgcactgtactgcgtctaaatcaaaaaccaatacagactccattctacaactttacacacgttatttatagactactaggtaggatattctaaaatataaattttaaatttaaaaaatcccgaagttttgtaaaattcgattttaaaactttacttccggttttctatgtgaacaaataagaaatttcaaatttgtagtaaatagtaagaaacacagttatcTATTCTCAAAAGTACaatgtttagtttatttttaatcaaatgtaataatagcattAATAGCCTCTGAAAAATCagttcctaaaattttaccaattttttgaacgctcataaaaaataaactaagcttcataaaaaaattataatgatgcacatccattcagatcatatagcagtacattagatccaaatatgaacaaaatccaaaacctgacttgattttcgctgtccgcttcgcgtgaaatgccccttTTATCAGATGAATCTGTGTCTCTACCATTTTGTTGCCTGATAAGTAAGTTCTTTTTTAGAAGAAAGCAAAGCTAGGCGTCAATTGCCAAGCTCCATCtgttaatttaaaataggttAGGTAGTTGGGTCTCTCTACCAACTACTTAAATGTCATTAAACAATCTCCCCGACTAGGTAATAATGGTAATAGGTACAAATGGGCTTCTAGGAGATACATTAGATCATTATCGTCACAAACTAATATTGCGAATGTCAAATGCATTAAGTAGCGACGGCCTATTTCAATTCAAAACATGAATCTCATATTCAGAGATGTTCAATTGACACTGACTGACTAATGTAGAGTACAGTATCGTCTTCCCAGCAAATTGGCGCCTTGGCGCTTTGCCTGTTACGTACCTACAACTGACCTATACAATTGAAGCTTAATCGATTTTTAATCAAACATGAACAATTTGAACTGAAGAAAGCATTAGCTACAGAATAACTcaaagtagctttaattttttattgaataactagGTAAGGTAAGTATACAATAGATTCTATCTACTAATTAACTAAATAATGTCACATACATAAATCATTAGATATTATAACGTATTAATTAGTACTTAATTGGTTTCAAAACGAATAATAAAACTGAAACACAAAGCTTCAGCATTGAGTCGTAAAAGAGATAATAACAGATAACAAGCTTCAGATCCGTAGATATCGAACATAATGTGAACTCATCCTGCCTTGGATACGCGATCTTGAACCGTATGTAGATTTGGCTATTACAATCTTTTTTCCCTAAATAAGTAGTTttaataacctcctccttttttgaagtcggttaaaaattaataaagtcAAACTCCCTGTCCAGTTTCAAGGTCAATACCAAGGTATCTTGAGACGAGTCCCAGGAAGCATTGGACGTGTCTGGGTTTATCTCGTGAGGGAGGGGCAGCTTGAGGTAGTACTGAGATGACGTCACCGTAACGCTGGTGGTGTCCACCGCTAGGTCCACGTTTTCTTTCTTATCGCCCGGCATTTTGATCCGCACTATAAGGTTCTCGCAACTGGCTGACGAAGGGGTCTTTGGGCCTATCTGCAAAATGAAGAAATAGACGTCAGTAAAATTCTTGCCTGCTTTTACCTATGTAAAAATCTCGATACCCTCATGGTTTGGTTTCAATCAGGAATACTCTGTAAGGAGTAGTAGGTAGGACTTCGTCTGAGATGTTCAaagtttatgtacctacctactcattcagatagagtaggtacttagttaggcatcaataaaagtaaaataacacAATCATGTGGTCAATCACGATGGTGGTTCGTAGTTTAACAGTTTGACACTCTACAAAAAGCGACTACACAAGAAAAGATCGTCGTCACCAACGTAATCGTCTTAgggtataagtaggtacctacctataattaaGGCTTAAGCAAAGTCTACGACTACTTACATAAGTTACTAATAAATTGGAAAGGTAAAGCCTACCTGAAGAAAGACGTCCTCTGCGCTGACGGCTTGTTGATAATTCATTTTATATTCAGGCGTCTTTCGGTCAGTCACTCCTCCTCCGACGAAACTCAACTCCTCCGCCTCCTTCTCCTGCTGTAATTCGAACTCTTCAATGTTTTTTGGTGTGTTTTTGGCTACATCAGCGGGCGGTAGCTTTCCTCTGTTGGAAGTTATCTCGTAGTCTGTTGAGAAAAAAAACGTAAATGTATCATAATCGTTACAGCAGGATATTTGTTGTTTTAGATAGAAAACATACACTTCAACATCAAACCAAACAAGAAACTAGAAAGCTAATTTAGGCGGTCCTATCGCataaagcgatctcttccagacatcCTTTAGATATAGAGCGTTCTCTTACCTGTACTATTTAGGTCATTCCCTTGAAGTACCTCAGGTTCTGGTGGTCGCAGTAATTCTGCCAACTTTTCCATAGCAGCTGGTGAGAAGTCTGCCATTTTGGTTGGTAGGGTTTAGGAAATGCAATAggtatacctatgtatttactCGAGTATCGACTCTACTTAGTTTCAAGTATTGCTGATATCAATACAATAGCGGGAGTCTCAGGGAGTCTACTACGGGATTGTTTTGACTGTTTGATTGATCAATATGACATTACATTCGTACATGGTAACATGTTGCTATAGTTACCGCTTACCGCAGTCGCCTTCTCTTTTTGAACCGCCTAGCGAATGGCGATTAGACGCCATGAACGCTCAGCATGAACGTGGCATAAACCCAGTGGGTTGTAGTAGTTGTAGGTTCAATTCCAGATTCCAGACcagactaaagcctggtccgtgagcacgtagaattttgtccaatgaccccaagctacccatccttatcactcgcgcgtaattatattgctgtcgcgactgtgcgacgcgcgcccgcagtgagtgtgcgagcgcaacagcaacataattacgcgcgagcgataaggatgggtagcttggggtcattggacaaaattctacgtgctcacggaccagaggtggaattgtgtaaagcaatcgttatcatttgacagttcataacgtacgattatttcaaacgctttgtttaactgactctaacgtacgttatgaactgtcaaatgattacgattgctttacacaattccacctcaggctttacacaaaataattatttttattggcggAATTAAAGTCTACTAAACAATTATTTACTCTCTGGCTTataaaaattattgtaattatttatcttCTGAGACCAGAGGGCAACAGGAGAATAACAGTGAATATAAAAGTACTAACTTTCAATTCAATACGAAAGTGATAGGAACAGTACTGCTGTTCAGTCTATCATTGGGACCCTGCTGTCACATAACCTGATGTGAGGACTTGCAAATAATGAAAAAATgccatgtcacattacaatttggTTCAAGTTTGGATACCAACCTAACTCAATTCTTAACATACTAGTTTTAACTTGAGACTACGTTTTAACTTGAGTCCAAGCCAGTTTTTCCTTACATGTCAAATATGGTTACAGTTAACTGATTATGCTATACATGGGAATTGGTATCAATTTTAGCCCATACAAAACTGACTAATTTGGCCTAGGTAAAGCTGATAAGTCCTAAAATTACTTGGTTTGGCTGCAACCTTAACACTGAGtccttaaatattaattaatcaatCTAACTTAAATTCTAATTTGACCATTAGGTGTTTTGTTTGCAGTAGGTATAATTAATACagtaaagtaaattaaaataaagaaattacaattaattagtAGCACAATAGTATATTTGCATATTCAGAATTAGATTGACAAACAATGTAAGTATGCACTAAAGAATTTCAGTTACAGACTAAATATGATTCAAGGGAAACCATCATCATCTTCTTCAGCCATTTCCTTAGCAAGCTCTAGGTCTTGCTGTTCTCTCTCCCTGCGTTCTTCAGCACTTTCCAATTCCTTGCCATAAGACTTGGGAGGGTATCTCATAGCCTTCACACTCTGGTTATGTAAATCCAAGCAAAATGATATGCGCTGATGGAAAGCCAGCTGAGGTTCCCTTGTGCAATAAATATCAGAGCTCTCCTTGTTGCTCATATATCCCTTTTCTGGGTCAAGAGTAGCCTCAATAACACCATCTCTAATTGCCTTAGCAACAATGAACTCTGCATCCTCAGCAGAATCCAGACCAAGTTTCCTTGCAATATCTTTTGGTGATATTCTTGAGTAGGACAAACCAATTGAGCGAATTGCAGTCTTGATGACATTCTGTCTGAGACGTAGAATCAGAGTAAAGGTATGGTCAACGCGGAACTGTGGGCCATAGTTCTCGAGGACTTCACCAAATCTTTGTAGATTACCAAGTCTCACAGCTTGAGTGAGCTGGAAGTAGGGGGCCAATGCCTTTCTGAGTGGTGCTTGTCGGAAAATAGCACGCTCAGGAATATCACCCAACAAAAGTTCCACAACAATGGCCAGTTTCTGAACTGTCTGACGGAAACCAACAGCTGCAGTTTGAGGGGCCTTCCGTAGGGCTTGCACTAAATGTTTATGAGCATCACTGTACTCTAGACGCGCTGCTTTAATTCTGcccaaataatacaaaaatcttGCCCACTCATTGTTACTGGCATTTTCCGGGAATACAGACTTGCTTACTAGCTTATCGGCTTGATCGTACAAGGAGtaatgtaaataatttcttaGTAAGCAATTTATAAGCACAGCTTGTCCTTCATAATCGTTTCTCAAGGTAGATGTACGTAGACGGGCATGCAGCAGCCCTCTGATCAAATCCAATTTATTGGTAAGTTCAAAAACACGAGAATGATAGAAATAGCACTTGGCGGCGATCAAGTCGAGGGTTCTGCGATTTTGAGCAGTCACTTTGCTCATCAATTGCTGTGAGCATTCAGTAGCTTCTTCTAGCTTGTTTGTATCCAGCAAACGTAGCAACACTAAAAGATGGATGTATACATCCACTTCAGGCGCAGGTGTTTTGGGCGCACTTCTGGAGCGAGGTGGTTCGATTTCTACCGCACCTGCAGCAGGGCTTTCAACAAAGGCGAGTAGGGTTTCCTTGTCAGAACTTGATGGATATAGTTGACTGATAATTGCCCGCAAAACATTTCCATTCAACTTCCTTCTTGTGCTCGGAAGAGAACGAAGAACTCTCATCGCAAATCTAGGCTCCTTCGATGTTACGGCTTTGTCaatttgtcttacatgttctcTCAAATCCTGAACACTGAGCACATCAGCATCTTTCTTGACTTCGCTCATTTCAACATCACTTGCTGCTGCAGGACTCTCCACGCTTTTCATTTCAACATCTTGCTCCACGGGGGCCATTTTCGTCGACAATttctcaaaatttttattttcgagACAAAACAACCCGAATCACTAAAATTCAATTGTCATCCTACTGTCAAAAATATGCCGAGTAACGTCAGTCAAGTTTGTCTGTGGATAATTATTTTGTCTATGGTTTTTCTTTATGGTGGAGTAGTGATGTTGTAAACAAATAATGTTGAGCTCGAAAATGTCGATAAATTTTATGGCCTCATGGATAGCTTGTCCAAACATTGGAATCCAATCCAATAGCAATGGTCATTGATCGAAACAAACATTAAACGGCATAATGTTCtactttgaaataattatatattgatttataatattccttcggaaagGTATATTATCTTTATGATTATTTTTCCTCCTAGGGAATTCCCTGATTATAATGTTCTCACAACTTAAGATAATAAAGGTTCATACACATTTACACATAGGGTTGTCCTACCTCCATAGACAAGAGGCAAAACGTGACTTTacgtgacagttgtaatttcgAAATCCAGCGAAGACGACACGAAGCGATGGGATTTTGAAATTACTACTGTCACGTTTTGCCACTTTTCAAGGGAAGCGGGAATTATCTATGCCCTGTGTatgggtatttcgccaaaaatggtcaattttgcctaatttccttggcacgaattttatttttgtttttaactatttttagtttcccattgcattaagtagtaaaaactaagctaatatatctagaaggggtgtcataattcgttttagaaacaaagttatgaggtcatacatttttggtagccaaggaaattattataaatatttttttctctaagttttcttctgtggtttgctttttttttgttcgatccatttttgtgtactttcgcaagcaaacatgccaatgaatattatatcattacgacctttttacacaactaaggaagataaatgcagtagattgagttaaaagttaaaaacaagtttttctatatctattctgatacctatttcttaaaatgtaaattttaaacttattccaataaagaaatactcaaaatttgactttacgccgaattattaatggtcttttataatttcctaggtcattttatgccacggaaaacaaggaaattaggaccaaagaaattagatttatgcctaaaagacaccacagacaaaaacctatttaccctatgcatttactatttaaatcatgggtttacccctacagacactacatttgtgtaaataaacaataaaattaatccattgtttagttgcaaaaaaccgtccaaagaaattgactttttagtaaacaaaaacccaaggagggacctatttatgcgatttgtcgcgaaactgaTCAACGACGTACTGTCCTGCCTCAATGGCCTCTTGGGACGAAATGGCCGAGTGTAGTGGTGCAGTGCGTTACATTCTAAGTTTTTTCGTTTCGTTACAACAATGGTCGAAAcgaagacccagggaaattatacttttgacctggacaagaacttaacttcactttattttcttcctataagtatttgacatttaaagtttttattttccgatagccaaacgtttctcaaatgtaaagagagtgctattagaattaaattacgcttcaatttgttataatgagccttcattttggcaaacaacagtaatggacataacaaggaaattagaaaaacgacttttgattaagtttttctacggtattatttgtagtttctgctattgtaatagcaaaaacaaataaaactgttgatgaactttcccattaaaatagttttatacagatagatataaaaaaacatgtgttcgcctgcccggacacagaaaatttactgtttcggcgaaatacccgTATGCTGCGTGCAAAGAATAAATGGGGGTATATAAAACCAATATGTTTCAGCGGGACTACTCGCCCGAAGTAGGTAGATAGTGTGGAGTCGCACTTCACTTCACTTCGTGCAACCTCGCTTCGCCTTGCCTGACATTCGAATTTTTTTTGCGCCTATGTCGAAGGGGAAGGAGAAAGTAACCGAGACGGTGTTCACACTACTATGTCTTggccaatttcccgcatagtgtacttgcgccataacATAAGTGCTCCGAAGTTAACTTGAGTTCACGTCGAGATATTCATCTATAGGAATTCAAACTTCGTTATAATTAATGAGAGAGCACAGCACATTTGCAGTGCAATGACAACCGCGTCGCCACTTGCACATCCTTGATTCCCACATCATTATTGCCTATCTATCATACTCTCTCTCATCCTCTCATCTGTGCTATCCATTGCGCGGCATAATATGGAAGAATGGGATAATGACGTGTTCCTCGCGAGGTTGCACGAATGTGTGGATACGCGCTTCGAACTTCGGACATCCCCAAAGTTTTTCTTGAAACGCCGAAGCAGTGAGGTGTTAAAATCGGTGGGTCTAGTAGAGCTaaacaaagtgcacattataatcgcaaaccagtcgataagtggtcgaaaggccttttttagTATGGAGTTATGACGGattgattcgattttcgattcaatCAATTAGTGCAACTTGTAAGGGGGGCGGTACAGTACAAAGGTAGGTTGTAGGTCTAAACAagtggcactttttgatcgaatcaaaACCAAAAAAAGGGCCTTTCGACCATCTTTCGACATTACAACTGTCATATTTAACATTTAACCGCCTctttggtctagtggtaagaccacctgcttcagacgcagaggtcccgggttcgattcccagtgggggcagatttttctgttcggtttggttggtggtagggcttgttctaagtccgcctggctagctaccaccatcttacctaagtctgtcgccataacaacaatgttaacagcattgttgtgttccggcagaggt
This genomic interval from Ostrinia nubilalis chromosome 3, ilOstNubi1.1, whole genome shotgun sequence contains the following:
- the LOC135087812 gene encoding probable 26S proteasome non-ATPase regulatory subunit 3, producing the protein MAPVEQDVEMKSVESPAAASDVEMSEVKKDADVLSVQDLREHVRQIDKAVTSKEPRFAMRVLRSLPSTRRKLNGNVLRAIISQLYPSSSDKETLLAFVESPAAGAVEIEPPRSRSAPKTPAPEVDVYIHLLVLLRLLDTNKLEEATECSQQLMSKVTAQNRRTLDLIAAKCYFYHSRVFELTNKLDLIRGLLHARLRTSTLRNDYEGQAVLINCLLRNYLHYSLYDQADKLVSKSVFPENASNNEWARFLYYLGRIKAARLEYSDAHKHLVQALRKAPQTAAVGFRQTVQKLAIVVELLLGDIPERAIFRQAPLRKALAPYFQLTQAVRLGNLQRFGEVLENYGPQFRVDHTFTLILRLRQNVIKTAIRSIGLSYSRISPKDIARKLGLDSAEDAEFIVAKAIRDGVIEATLDPEKGYMSNKESSDIYCTREPQLAFHQRISFCLDLHNQSVKAMRYPPKSYGKELESAEERREREQQDLELAKEMAEEDDDGFP
- the LOC135088295 gene encoding dynein axonemal assembly factor 6 yields the protein MADFSPAAMEKLAELLRPPEPEVLQGNDLNSTDYEITSNRGKLPPADVAKNTPKNIEEFELQQEKEAEELSFVGGGVTDRKTPEYKMNYQQAVSAEDVFLQIGPKTPSSASCENLIVRIKMPGDKKENVDLAVDTTSVTVTSSQYYLKLPLPHEINPDTSNASWDSSQDTLVLTLKLDREFDFINF